The window GCAGACGCAGTTCGCGCTGCCAATGCCTCACCATGCCGATCTGACCGATCGAGAACGAGACGAAGACCCCGATGATGTACAGCTGGATGAGCGTAGTCAGCGTCGCTTGGAACACCACCAGCACCGCGATCGCGGCGATGCCGAGGATGATCATTCCGTTGGAGTACACCAGGCGGTCCCCGCGCGTATCGAGGGACTTCGGCGCGTACCCGTCGCGGGCGAGCACCGATCCGAGCAGGGGGAACCCGTTGAACGCGGTGTTGGCGGCGAGCAGCAGCACGCAGGCGGTCGCCGCCTGGATGACGTAGAAGGGCACTGACCCCATGCCGAAGGTCGCCGCCGCCACTTGAGCCATGAGCGACGGCTGCGGCTGCGTGCAGTCGAATCCGACGAGGTGACACGGGTTCTCCGCGTAGTGCACGCCGGCGACGAGCGCCAGGGTCGTGAGCCCCGCGAACAAGACGATCGCGATCGTCCCCATGATCGCCAGCGTCGCACGCGCATTGCGCTCCTTCGGTGGACGGAACGCCGGCACCCCGTTGGCGACCGCTTCCACTCCGGTCAGTGCCGAGCATCCGCTCGCGAATGCACGCAGCACCAGCAGCACCACTGCGGCCTGGGTGAGGCTCTCCGCCTGCACGGCGTAGTGGGCGCTCGAGGCGACGGGCGCATCGCCCAGCGCCCACCGTGCGAGACCGGTGACGATCATGACCGCCACCGAACCGATGAAGACGTACGTCGGCACCGCGAACGCGTGGGACGCCTCACGCACACCGCGGAGGTTCACCGTGACGAGCACGACGACGAACCCCACCGCCAGCTCCACGCGCCAGGGATCCAGCGCGGGAAGCGCCGAGATGATGTTGTCCACGCCGGCGGCGATCGATACCGCGACGGTGAGGATGTAATCCACCAGCAGCGCGGATGCGACCACGACGCCTGGCAGCTGGCCGAGGTTGGTCCGGGCCACTTCGTAGTCGCCGCCGCCGGAGGGATATGCCGTGATGAGCTGGCGGTAGCTGAGCACCACGACCGTCAACAGCAGGACCACCGCGAGGGCGACCCACGGACTGAACGCCAGGAAGCTCAGTCCTCCGAGCATCAGGATCATCAGCAGCTCCTGCGGCGCGTAGGCCACCGACGACAGTGCATCCGAGGCGAAGATGGGCAGCGCTCGCCGCTTGGGCAGCAGCTGCTGCTCCTGCTTCGCTGACGTGAGCGGGCCGCCCAGCAGCAGCCGCTTGACGGCGGGGGACTCCACCCCCGGGTCGGGATCGTCTGTGGTCACGGCGCGGCACGCTACGCCTGTGGGACAGGACGCGCAATGGGTCCGGACAATACCCCGCCGATGCCGCGGACTCAGGGGCCGAGCGACTCCCGGTGGACGCGGGTGGGGCTCGTCACATGTCCAAGTAGCTGCCGTAGGTGATCTGCTCGACGACGTGTCCGGCTGCGTCGGTGTGCACGAAGACGGCGTGGTCGCCCCCGACCTCGGCGCGCTCGAGCCCGAACCTGAGGACCAGTCGTACGTCGTATGTCACTTCGTCATCGGGCCCCAGGGCGCGCACCTCGTCGGTCGGCATCCCGATCCGCAGTCCGAACTCACCGGTCACCGCGACATCCGCGACCTCGTTGCCGGTGTACTGCGCGTACGAAGGCTCGTGATACTGCTCGCGCGCCGGCCCCCCCTCTTCATACAGGGGTCGGCGCCGTGGTGTCCGCAGTCGGTACGGGCGGGGAGGGACTCGACGCAGACGGGTTCGGAAGCGCGGATGCCGTCGGCGTGGGGTTCACGTCTGCTCGGGACAGGGCGAAGACGCCGACGAGCGCGAGGGCCACGGCAAATCACGGCGGCAGCGGTGAGGGCGACGAGGAGTCCGACGCGAGATCCGTCTCGGGCGGGGGCGGTCACTTGCACATCGTGGCAGGCACACCTCGGCCCGGCGAGAAGCGCCACGCCGGGCGCGACGGCGTCTTCCGGCCGACCGGATGAGGGGATCGGCTGGAATACGGTGGGTTTCCGGCGTCCGGCCCTCACTCCGGCAGATCTCCGCATTTCGGCAACAGGTGCAGGGCGAGCGCGACGGATGCCGCGCCGGAGCCTGCCCGGGTGCGCGTCAGCCGAGGAACTCCCGCGCCGCCACGACGAGGTTGCCGACACCGCGTTCGATCGTGGGGTGCATGATCGGGGCGTAGAACGGCGAGTGGTTGGTGGGGATGTCCTTCTCCACGGTGTCGGCCGCGACCGCGGCGGCATACGCCTCGGGATCCACGCCGCCGAAGAACCAGAACACCAGCGGCGCTCCGCTGTCGCGGGCGAACCAGGACACGTCCTCGCTGCCGGTGAACATGCCCGGGTCTATCACGGTGCCCTCACCGAACGCGCGCTCGAAGGCTGCGGTGAGGCGCGCCGTGGCATCCGCGTCGTTGATCGTCGGGGGCAGCGTGTGCTGGATGCTGATCACGGGCGGCGCTTCGGCACCGGAGGCATCCGCCTCGGCCCGGATGATGCGCTCCACCTTCGCCATGACCCGGTCACGCGCCTGGTCGTCGGGGTAACGCAGGCTGAGCTCGAGTCGCGCCTCCGCCGGGATGATGTTGTTCTTCAGCCCGGCGTGGATCGAGCCGACCGTGACGACGGCGACGTCGCGGGGGTCGACCTCGCGCGAGACGATCGTCTGCAGCCGCATCACCGTCGCCGCCGCCATCACGACCGGGTCGATCGTCGAATGCGGTCGCGATCCATGGCCGCCCCGTCCGAGCAGCGTCACGGTGAGTCCGTCGGATGCGGCCATCTGCGTGCCGCTGCGTACCCCGAGGACCCCGGCGGGCAGCGGAGTGACGTGCTGGCCGAGCACGATGTCGGGACGGGGGAACCGGTCGAGCACACCGTCGGCGATCATCGCCTGCGAGCCGGAGCCGTACTCCTCGGCCGGCTGGAACACCGCCACGATCGTGCCGGACCATTCATCGGTCGTCGCGTGCAGCCGCTCGAGGGCGCCCAGCAGCGCCGTGACGTGCATGTCGTGGCCGCACGCGTGCATGATCGGCACATCCTGCCCGGCCGGATCCGTCCCGCGGGCGGTGCTGGCGTACCCCAGTCCGGTGCGCTCCTCGACGGGGAGGCCGTCCATGT is drawn from Microbacterium sp. zg-B96 and contains these coding sequences:
- a CDS encoding APC family permease translates to MTTDDPDPGVESPAVKRLLLGGPLTSAKQEQQLLPKRRALPIFASDALSSVAYAPQELLMILMLGGLSFLAFSPWVALAVVLLLTVVVLSYRQLITAYPSGGGDYEVARTNLGQLPGVVVASALLVDYILTVAVSIAAGVDNIISALPALDPWRVELAVGFVVVLVTVNLRGVREASHAFAVPTYVFIGSVAVMIVTGLARWALGDAPVASSAHYAVQAESLTQAAVVLLVLRAFASGCSALTGVEAVANGVPAFRPPKERNARATLAIMGTIAIVLFAGLTTLALVAGVHYAENPCHLVGFDCTQPQPSLMAQVAAATFGMGSVPFYVIQAATACVLLLAANTAFNGFPLLGSVLARDGYAPKSLDTRGDRLVYSNGMIILGIAAIAVLVVFQATLTTLIQLYIIGVFVSFSIGQIGMVRHWQRELRLLPKTAAAERRAATTGLIINGVGAMSTALVLAIVTVTKFTHGAWLVFLAIPVLTALMIGVHHYYRNVQIETAMDDTVHFGAHGDVALVLVGNLHKPAAKAIDYALAAEHDTTLAVHIAIARRETAQLEADWEEHAVPVPLVILESPYRHYAAPLAGFIRDYREKHGSSVVTIYLPQYIVGHWWEVFLHNGRAKRLAQHLMLVHGVAITLVPWLLDSSKLIDRRRARPLPGDDRAGNHQASYGLVAHIDPQPPAATRRSLEG
- a CDS encoding amidohydrolase, encoding MSIDLEALYIDLHRHPELSFQETRTAAVVTRVLEQLGIEFEEGIGKTGVAAVLRNGEGPVVWLRADMDGLPVEERTGLGYASTARGTDPAGQDVPIMHACGHDMHVTALLGALERLHATTDEWSGTIVAVFQPAEEYGSGSQAMIADGVLDRFPRPDIVLGQHVTPLPAGVLGVRSGTQMAASDGLTVTLLGRGGHGSRPHSTIDPVVMAAATVMRLQTIVSREVDPRDVAVVTVGSIHAGLKNNIIPAEARLELSLRYPDDQARDRVMAKVERIIRAEADASGAEAPPVISIQHTLPPTINDADATARLTAAFERAFGEGTVIDPGMFTGSEDVSWFARDSGAPLVFWFFGGVDPEAYAAAVAADTVEKDIPTNHSPFYAPIMHPTIERGVGNLVVAAREFLG